The DNA segment tattacttaattaattgattgttttattatgattggagaaagctttttaaatgacatcataatatgtcatatttggcattttatttcatttttcttttcttttcatcactactcattttcaatttaatttctagtaatgtttattcatattttatgtcatattaattatttactcaactggacaagtcggccaaaaatcacctctgaaggcgaaatgaccaaaatgccctccgtttggcttaacgggtcaaaattgtctgtaccgattaaaaaatatttctaaatattttcttggcattctaatgccataggaacctcaatgacccttctctggagtcccaaaaattattttatgaatttttgcccgggtctagggctcctcgttgcgagaactgcaacttccctctggttatccatcgctagggcaccggctcgtttaacttggttgtattttatttctaaaatttttaccaaatttttcttattaatatttgagttaattatggtccctcactttagtttaaatatttttccggacattctagctgtccggactgacactggtcaccggaacagcaggatgtacggagtagttaccgggagggtgttacaatacataACTTACATAACATACCTAGAAAAAGTGGGGATATTATTGTATCATGGAGTCACGAGTTTCCTACGGGCACTCTTCCATGTTGTGGTGATTTAATAACAACTTGACTATAGGTATCTCCTTGTTCCTCAGCTTCCTAATGTGCATATCCTCAATCCAAATACGTTCTTCAACATAAGAAAgatcttccaaaattttcatgtcTGGTTCACTTATAACCTTGTTTAGATCTAACACGAACTTCCTCAACATAGAAATATGGAATAACGGATGGATCCTCTCCATTTTTGGAGGCAAAGCTAACTTATAAGATACATTTCCAGCCCTTTGCAACACTTCAAATGGTCTAATGTACCTTGGAGCTAGTTTGCCTCTCTTTCCAAACTAGATGACACTCTTTATTGGAGATACCTTTGGAACCACCATGTCCCTTTCTTTGAAAACCACTTCTCTCCTATGGAGATCCGCATAACTTTTCTGTCTACCGGCTGCTGTCTTCGACCTTTTCCTGATTAAAGGCATGGCTTGATTGGTGATTTCTACCAACTCCATTCTTGCTAAAGCTCTTTCACCTACTTCTTTCCAACACACAGGAGGCCTACATTT comes from the Hevea brasiliensis isolate MT/VB/25A 57/8 chromosome 5, ASM3005281v1, whole genome shotgun sequence genome and includes:
- the LOC131180084 gene encoding uncharacterized protein LOC131180084 yields the protein MSACEVCQRVKLKHQKPAKMLNLLPIPKWKWENVAMDFVGGLLIAFNRYDSIWVIVDRLTKTAYFIPVRANYSVDKLAQVYVAKIIRLHRALVTIISNRGPQFTSRIRITPYEAMCERKCRPPVCWKEVGERALARMELVEITNQAMPLIRKRSKTAAGRQKSYADLHRREVVFKERDMVVPKLALPPKMERIHPLFHISMLRKFVLDLNKVISEPDMKILEDLSYVEERIWIEDMHIRKLRNKEIPIVKLLLNHHNMEECP